Proteins from one Flammeovirgaceae bacterium genomic window:
- a CDS encoding aminotransferase class I/II-fold pyridoxal phosphate-dependent enzyme → MKVSPFKLERYFDKYEFSAPHLLSSSDCEPLQLNELMGMADDQTRHEWETLKLGYTESKGDHVFRKEISKLYTSISPEEVLVLVPEEGIFISMNALLEKGDHVVTTFPGYQSLYQVAEDIGCQVSKWEPDQGLAFQVEDLKALITDKTKLIVINFPHNPTGALISKDELQGIVDMAREKDIVVFSDEMYRFMEYDEKDRLPSVCDLYENAISLFGLSKTFGLPGLRMGWLTTRNKNFMQELVTFKDYTTICNNAPGEKLGTIALQNKDKLIARSLGIIKGNLTLLEGFAHRHQEWFIWKTPKAGSIAFPELRVKGTVMEFCQDLVRTKGVMLLPHDVYDFARPHVRMGFGRTSLPSALKAFEGYLAEKST, encoded by the coding sequence ATGAAAGTTTCCCCCTTCAAGCTCGAGCGCTACTTCGACAAGTACGAGTTTTCCGCTCCCCATCTGCTGAGCAGCTCCGATTGTGAGCCGCTACAACTCAACGAACTCATGGGGATGGCCGATGACCAAACCCGTCACGAATGGGAAACGTTGAAACTGGGCTATACGGAATCGAAAGGCGACCATGTCTTCAGAAAGGAAATCTCGAAATTATATACTTCCATATCCCCAGAAGAGGTGTTGGTGCTTGTTCCTGAAGAAGGCATATTTATTTCCATGAACGCCTTGTTGGAAAAAGGGGACCATGTCGTCACTACCTTTCCTGGCTACCAATCCCTTTACCAGGTGGCAGAAGACATAGGCTGCCAGGTATCCAAATGGGAGCCTGACCAAGGCCTTGCCTTTCAGGTTGAGGATTTGAAAGCATTGATAACGGACAAGACCAAGCTCATCGTCATCAACTTTCCCCATAACCCTACGGGGGCATTGATAAGCAAAGACGAACTTCAAGGCATTGTGGACATGGCACGCGAAAAAGATATTGTGGTTTTCTCGGATGAGATGTACCGGTTTATGGAGTATGACGAAAAAGACAGGCTGCCTTCCGTTTGTGATTTGTATGAAAATGCCATTTCGCTTTTCGGCCTGAGCAAAACTTTTGGCCTCCCGGGGCTGCGCATGGGCTGGCTCACCACCCGGAATAAAAATTTCATGCAGGAACTCGTCACTTTTAAGGACTATACCACCATCTGCAATAATGCCCCTGGGGAAAAATTGGGCACTATCGCCCTGCAAAACAAGGACAAACTGATAGCCCGAAGCCTGGGGATCATCAAAGGCAACCTCACTTTGCTCGAAGGCTTCGCCCACCGGCACCAGGAGTGGTTCATCTGGAAAACACCAAAGGCAGGCTCCATCGCCTTTCCCGAATTACGGGTGAAAGGGACGGTAATGGAATTTTGCCAGGACCTGGTAAGGACAAAAGGGGTGATGTTGCTGCCGCACGATGTGTACGACTTTGCCCGGCCCCATGTGCGGATGGGGTTTGGGCGCACCTCCCTCCCCAGTGCACTCAAGGCATTTGAAGGGTACCTGGCGGAGAAAAGTACCTAA
- a CDS encoding ferredoxin family protein, whose protein sequence is MPYTICEPCVGTCDTACVDVCPVDCIHGPISTDGSGQECKVEGFDPAGKQLYIDPETCIDCDACVPACPVDAIFEESEVPDEWKKYIPLNYQFFGRQVP, encoded by the coding sequence ATGCCTTATACTATTTGCGAACCCTGTGTGGGCACTTGCGATACCGCCTGTGTGGACGTTTGCCCCGTTGATTGCATCCATGGACCGATCAGCACCGATGGAAGCGGACAGGAATGTAAAGTGGAGGGGTTTGACCCTGCCGGAAAACAGTTGTACATAGACCCCGAAACCTGCATCGATTGTGACGCTTGCGTGCCGGCCTGCCCGGTTGACGCCATCTTCGAAGAAAGCGAGGTGCCCGATGAGTGGAAAAAATATATCCCGCTCAACTACCAGTTCTTTGGCCGCCAGGTGCCTTAA